A genomic segment from Thermomicrobiales bacterium encodes:
- a CDS encoding SRPBCC family protein: MAQVTKSIDINVPVRVAYNQWTQFEEFPRFMEGVEEVRQLDDTRLAWKAKIAGKAEEWTAEITEQHPDHRVAWKSTTGARNDGVVTFHQLEGDMSRVTVQMDFEPDGMVEKVGDMLGMVDRRVQGDLDRFKEFIESRDMSTGAWRGDVENRTDTTGDD; encoded by the coding sequence ATGGCTCAGGTTACCAAGTCGATCGACATTAACGTCCCGGTGAGGGTTGCGTATAACCAGTGGACACAGTTCGAAGAATTCCCTCGCTTCATGGAGGGTGTCGAAGAGGTTCGCCAACTCGACGATACGCGTCTTGCATGGAAGGCGAAAATCGCCGGCAAGGCTGAGGAGTGGACTGCCGAGATCACCGAGCAGCACCCCGACCACCGTGTGGCCTGGAAGAGCACCACAGGGGCACGCAACGACGGCGTTGTGACGTTCCACCAGCTTGAAGGCGACATGTCGCGCGTAACCGTGCAGATGGATTTCGAGCCGGACGGCATGGTTGAGAAGGTCGGCGATATGCTCGGCATGGTCGACCGCCGGGTGCAGGGCGACCTGGATCGCTTCAAGGAGTTCATCGAGAGCCGGGATATGTCGACCGGGGCCTGGCGGGGCGATGTCGAAAACCGCACCGATACGACCGGCGACGACTAA